In Flavivirga abyssicola, the following are encoded in one genomic region:
- a CDS encoding acyl-CoA dehydrogenase — MNFNLSEEHIMIRDAARDFAQTELLPGVIERDNKQKFPKELVKKMGALGFMGIMVDPKYGGSGMDAISYVLIMEELSKIDASASVMVSVNNSLVCYGLETYGSEEQKQKYLTKLATGEFLGAFCLSEPEAGSDATSQKTTAINKGDHYLINGTKNWITNGGSADVYLVIAQTDKDKGSHGINAFILEKDMEGFHIGPKEDKLGIRGSDTHTLQFNDVKVPKENRIGANGSGFRFAMKTLSGGRIGIASQALGIASGAYELALKYSKERKAFGTEICNHQAIAFKLADMYTEIEAARHLVMKAAWDKDQGNNYDKSSAMAKLYASKVAMEHTVEAVQIHGGNGFVKEYHVERLMRDAKITQIYEGTSEIQKIVISRSLIRE; from the coding sequence ATGAACTTTAATCTTTCAGAAGAACATATTATGATACGCGATGCTGCTCGCGATTTTGCACAAACCGAATTACTCCCTGGCGTTATTGAACGCGATAATAAACAAAAATTTCCAAAGGAACTAGTAAAAAAAATGGGAGCATTAGGTTTTATGGGCATTATGGTAGATCCAAAATATGGAGGTAGTGGTATGGATGCCATCTCGTATGTTCTTATTATGGAGGAGTTATCAAAGATAGATGCGTCTGCTTCTGTGATGGTCTCTGTAAATAATTCGTTGGTTTGTTATGGTTTAGAAACTTATGGCTCTGAAGAACAAAAACAAAAATATTTAACAAAACTAGCTACTGGTGAATTTCTAGGTGCTTTTTGCTTAAGTGAACCAGAAGCGGGTAGCGATGCCACTTCACAAAAAACCACAGCCATTAATAAAGGTGATCACTACCTTATTAATGGTACAAAAAACTGGATTACTAACGGCGGAAGTGCTGACGTATATTTAGTAATAGCGCAAACAGACAAAGACAAAGGTTCTCATGGTATTAATGCTTTTATTCTTGAAAAAGACATGGAAGGTTTTCATATTGGACCAAAAGAAGACAAACTAGGTATCCGAGGAAGTGACACACATACACTACAATTTAATGATGTAAAAGTTCCTAAAGAAAATAGAATAGGCGCTAATGGCTCTGGATTTAGATTTGCTATGAAAACGTTATCTGGAGGGCGTATTGGTATTGCTTCACAAGCATTAGGGATTGCATCTGGAGCTTATGAGTTAGCTTTAAAATACTCTAAAGAACGTAAAGCTTTTGGCACAGAAATTTGCAATCATCAAGCCATCGCTTTTAAATTGGCTGATATGTATACCGAAATCGAAGCTGCACGTCATTTAGTTATGAAAGCTGCCTGGGATAAAGATCAAGGCAATAATTATGACAAATCGAGTGCCATGGCGAAACTTTATGCTTCTAAAGTTGCTATGGAACACACTGTGGAAGCTGTACAGATACATGGAGGGAATGGTTTTGTAAAAGAATATCATGTTGAACGCCTTATGCGTGATGCAAAAATTACACAGATTTACGAAGGCACTTCAGAAATCCAAAAAATTGTAATCTCAAGAAGTCTTATAAGAGAATAA
- the arsS gene encoding arsenosugar biosynthesis radical SAM (seleno)protein ArsS (Some members of this family are selenoproteins.) has protein sequence MTKVKTQSLHKRESDLAQSNRQLEILSNGIFQNGELPTFKEKISETNQFPLKAKKLEILQINVGYMCNQVCEHCHVDAGPDRKEIMTRETMQQCLEVIKNSGAHTLDLTGGAPEMNPDFRWFVEEAAKVGIKDFIVRSNLTIIRANKKYYDLPEFFKKHNVHVVSSMPHWTRGKTDKQRGDGVFDKSIKALQELNAIGYGMPDSDLRLDLVYNPSGAFLPGDQMAMEKDFKKALMDDFGIQFHNLFAITNLPISRFLDYLIASENYEDYMYALVEAYNPTAVANVMCTNTLSISWDGYLFDCDFNQMLELPVNSKVKHISEYNEDLLEGRNIVISQHCYGCTAGAGSSCQGVVA, from the coding sequence ATGACAAAAGTAAAAACACAATCATTACACAAACGCGAAAGCGATTTAGCACAAAGTAACCGTCAATTGGAAATTCTATCTAATGGTATTTTTCAAAATGGTGAATTACCTACTTTTAAAGAAAAGATTTCAGAAACAAATCAATTCCCTTTAAAAGCTAAAAAACTAGAGATTTTACAAATTAATGTGGGATACATGTGCAACCAGGTATGCGAACACTGTCATGTTGATGCAGGTCCAGACCGCAAGGAAATCATGACTCGCGAAACCATGCAACAATGTCTTGAGGTGATTAAAAATTCTGGTGCGCATACATTAGATTTAACTGGCGGTGCACCCGAAATGAACCCTGATTTCAGATGGTTTGTTGAGGAAGCAGCAAAAGTGGGTATCAAAGATTTTATAGTCAGGTCTAACTTGACCATTATTCGAGCAAATAAAAAGTATTATGATTTACCCGAATTCTTTAAAAAGCATAATGTCCATGTTGTAAGCTCTATGCCACACTGGACACGTGGCAAAACTGACAAACAACGTGGCGATGGTGTTTTTGATAAATCGATAAAAGCACTTCAAGAATTAAATGCTATTGGATATGGTATGCCGGATAGTGATTTGAGATTGGATTTAGTATATAATCCATCCGGAGCATTTTTACCTGGGGACCAAATGGCTATGGAGAAAGATTTCAAAAAGGCGTTAATGGACGATTTTGGCATTCAATTCCATAATCTTTTTGCCATTACTAATTTACCTATTTCACGTTTTCTTGATTATTTAATCGCATCAGAAAATTATGAAGATTATATGTATGCTTTAGTAGAAGCTTATAATCCGACTGCTGTTGCAAACGTGATGTGTACTAACACTCTTTCTATAAGTTGGGACGGCTATTTATTTGATTGTGATTTTAATCAAATGTTAGAGTTACCAGTTAATAGTAAAGTAAAACATATTTCGGAATATAACGAAGATTTATTAGAAGGACGAAATATCGTCATTTCACAACATTGCTACGGCTGTACCGCAGGCGCAGGAAGCAGTTGTCAAGGTGTTGTAGCATAA
- a CDS encoding SusD/RagB family nutrient-binding outer membrane lipoprotein has protein sequence MKKNILYIIAILSLFITTSCTKDFEEINTNPNAPVTVQPSLLLRQVIYNFGEEMSYEGFVAGDLLAQHRTALDFNLFDRHALKSPQLGGNPWPVFYTNLRDNEIILNQSRTIDAFKVYEGPALILKAYMAAGLTDLFGDVPYFEAFNGVNGTVTPIYDSQEDIYTNEGGILDNLDEGITAIENYNDAIPLEGDILFNGDLQAWIRFANALKIKHLLRISGKVDTSAQLQALFDDDNYIKTNAQNAIFNFTNSDPNSFRLAQLRIGDFNNFVLSETMEDILVGLNDPRINTLFKPFSNSNSGAFNGLLNGIDATSTSVTLADYSLAGTAFREDTSTLDANFITAWEVHFALAEAAERGIITADAQVLYETGVTLAFEYWNTDLPSDYLSGNANFNTATATPLEQIITQKWIANIINGYEGWVEYRRTGFPNLKSISASLNNDILPVRMPYPPEEEALNADNYAEAAAATDNNSINVPVWWDE, from the coding sequence ATGAAAAAAAACATCCTATATATCATCGCAATTTTAAGTCTTTTTATAACGACGAGCTGTACTAAAGACTTTGAGGAAATCAACACCAATCCTAACGCACCTGTAACCGTACAACCAAGTCTACTACTGAGACAAGTCATTTATAATTTTGGTGAAGAAATGAGTTATGAAGGTTTCGTTGCTGGTGATTTACTAGCGCAACACCGTACAGCTTTAGACTTTAATTTATTTGACAGACACGCCTTAAAATCGCCTCAACTGGGAGGTAATCCCTGGCCGGTTTTTTACACGAACCTAAGAGACAATGAGATTATTTTAAATCAATCTAGAACTATAGATGCATTTAAGGTTTATGAAGGTCCTGCTTTAATTTTAAAAGCTTATATGGCAGCTGGTTTAACCGATCTGTTTGGAGATGTCCCCTATTTTGAAGCCTTTAATGGCGTTAACGGAACTGTTACACCTATTTACGACTCACAAGAGGATATTTACACAAACGAAGGTGGTATTCTGGATAATTTGGATGAAGGTATTACTGCCATTGAGAATTATAATGATGCTATTCCATTAGAAGGTGATATTCTTTTTAATGGCGATCTACAGGCTTGGATTCGTTTTGCCAATGCTTTAAAAATTAAACATTTGCTTAGAATTTCAGGAAAGGTGGACACATCCGCTCAGCTACAAGCTCTTTTTGACGATGATAATTATATTAAAACTAATGCTCAAAATGCTATTTTTAATTTTACAAATTCAGATCCTAATAGTTTTAGGCTAGCACAACTACGTATTGGTGATTTCAATAATTTTGTTTTATCTGAAACCATGGAAGACATTTTAGTCGGTTTAAATGATCCACGCATAAATACATTATTCAAACCATTTTCCAATTCTAACTCCGGAGCATTCAATGGTCTATTGAACGGTATTGATGCTACCTCAACCTCCGTAACTTTAGCCGATTATTCACTTGCAGGAACGGCTTTTAGAGAAGACACCTCAACGTTAGATGCTAATTTCATTACAGCCTGGGAGGTTCATTTTGCTTTAGCAGAAGCTGCCGAAAGAGGTATCATTACTGCCGATGCACAAGTTTTATATGAAACCGGAGTTACTCTGGCCTTTGAATATTGGAATACGGATTTACCTTCAGATTATTTATCTGGTAATGCCAATTTTAATACCGCAACAGCAACGCCTTTAGAACAAATTATCACTCAAAAATGGATTGCCAATATTATTAATGGTTATGAAGGTTGGGTAGAATACAGACGCACTGGATTTCCTAATTTAAAATCAATTTCAGCAAGTTTGAATAATGACATATTACCTGTTCGGATGCCCTATCCTCCCGAAGAAGAAGCTTTGAATGCCGACAATTATGCAGAGGCAGCAGCGGCAACAGACAATAATAGTATTAATGTTCCGGTATGGTGGGATGAATAA
- a CDS encoding TIGR04282 family arsenosugar biosynthesis glycosyltransferase, producing MNSKTAILIFANSAKKEASLKPFLSSKDIFETLNAQTLRIVKKAGLPYFLYSEKQQTGQTFGERFTNAIQSVYDKGFDTVITIGNDTPHLTTNHILKTVEKLQKHDIVLGPSTDGGFYLMGIKKSHFNVETFLKLPWNTSKLNRSITKLKASKKLNITFLEVLTDLDKASDIKLIVDSYRALPISIKELLNVFASTEKKIVSKPTFFVENFILQQQFNKGSPALLLL from the coding sequence TTGAATAGTAAAACTGCCATATTAATATTTGCAAATTCTGCTAAAAAGGAAGCGTCGTTAAAACCGTTTTTATCTTCAAAAGACATCTTTGAGACGCTTAATGCTCAAACATTACGAATTGTAAAAAAGGCAGGCTTACCTTATTTCTTATACTCGGAAAAACAGCAAACAGGTCAAACATTTGGAGAACGTTTTACTAATGCCATACAATCTGTTTACGATAAAGGGTTTGATACAGTAATTACTATTGGAAATGACACCCCACATTTAACAACAAACCATATTTTAAAAACAGTTGAAAAACTCCAAAAACATGACATCGTTTTAGGGCCATCAACTGACGGTGGTTTTTATTTAATGGGAATTAAAAAGTCTCATTTTAATGTCGAAACATTTCTAAAATTACCGTGGAACACCTCAAAATTAAATAGAAGCATTACCAAATTAAAAGCTTCGAAAAAACTAAATATTACTTTTCTTGAAGTTTTAACAGACCTGGATAAAGCTTCAGATATAAAACTAATTGTTGATAGTTACAGAGCACTTCCAATATCTATAAAAGAATTGCTCAATGTATTTGCTTCGACAGAAAAAAAGATAGTTTCTAAACCTACATTTTTTGTCGAAAACTTCATACTACAACAACAATTCAATAAAGGCTCTCCTGCACTGCTTCTTTTGTAA
- a CDS encoding arsenosugar biosynthesis-associated peroxidase-like protein → MQKTYYDPADLRKFGKITEWSEELGNKFFEYYGKVFEEGALTAREKSLIALAVAHTEQCPYCIDAYTKDGLQRGVTKEEMMEAIHVGAAIKSGATLVHGVQMMNKVNKLDG, encoded by the coding sequence ATGCAAAAAACATATTATGACCCCGCAGACCTTAGAAAGTTTGGGAAAATTACTGAATGGAGTGAGGAATTAGGAAACAAATTCTTTGAATATTACGGCAAAGTCTTTGAAGAAGGTGCCCTAACTGCAAGAGAAAAATCGTTAATCGCATTAGCAGTTGCTCATACCGAACAATGTCCATATTGTATTGATGCTTACACTAAAGATGGTTTACAACGTGGCGTTACTAAGGAAGAAATGATGGAAGCGATTCATGTTGGAGCCGCTATAAAAAGTGGAGCCACTTTAGTTCATGGCGTACAAATGATGAACAAAGTAAATAAATTAGACGGGTAA
- a CDS encoding SusC/RagA family TonB-linked outer membrane protein, which produces MKYILFCMLLVFASISHAQITITGTVTDATGNRPIPFVNITTNTGQGTATDDNGNYTIEVASESDQLKFSFLGYKTQTIAVGKLRTINITLLEDASTLDEIVITALGLERETKELGYAVQAIKSKRLTEVKTVNFLDNLQGKLAGVTVTQGATGVGSSSKITIRGESSFSNNNPLFVVDGIPINNETIFNFTNEAAAGFQEIDFGNGAMEVNPDDIESVTVLKGANAAALYGTRASNGVIVIKTKDGNHKKGFQVSLNSSISIDSAFKLPEFQNQYGQGQSGQFEFVDGLGGGTSDNITYSWGPKLDAGILIPQFDSPVQLTNGRFVRGGDTALYNGLPITATPFNSNPDNLKDFYKTGVTTINNIAISNGFDSGNYRLSFTDLRSESIIPGVNLDRQTISAKLNFKPSEKTEINTSISYVNSNSDNRPSNGYGSENVNYSLVAWGPRSLNINNLKDYWQPGLEGIQQYSFNYTFFDNPYFILLENRNSFERDRIFGNIAVNHKITDHLSVSLRTGMDYSSETRQLRRNFSSNRFKNGGYAEHDVKFREVNTDFLINYKNIFGDFSFDFSIGGNRLDQTASTKQSQTVNLAQPGIFNLNNAASPIEVFQFESEKRINSLYGIAKLGYKDYLFLDITGRNDWSSALATPFSVDGTSFFYPSASASFILSNITELPNVFSFAKLRTSVAQVGNDTGPYQTSGAFVSQTPFNGQPTFSDQNFIPNANLKPEQTTSFEVGADLRFFKDRLNFDITYYNATTRDQIISLPIAISSGYNQQVINGGKVNTQGVELIMGITPIKNDNFKWQTTFNFASNRSTIKDLPQEAGRLTLAFSRIYDSTNQTVWFQVEEGGRIGDFYGTGYLKDDNGNFIINDDGRFIADNNLQKLGNYNPDFTLGWNNNFNYKNWNLSFLFDWRQGGEIVSRTRALGNVGGQLAETAFRPDTGIVAQGVNQTTGQPNTTTVTAESYYRQFFDRNHEENNIYDASFLKLRQFAVGYNFRLKDGFLGLKHGADVSFSITGNNLFAITENPHFDPEQLAVQGNGFVNGVEDLSYATTRSFGFKAGFNF; this is translated from the coding sequence ATGAAGTACATACTCTTTTGCATGTTGCTAGTTTTTGCTAGTATAAGTCATGCACAAATTACTATTACAGGAACTGTTACCGATGCTACAGGTAACAGACCAATCCCTTTTGTGAATATTACAACCAACACAGGTCAAGGCACTGCTACAGATGACAATGGAAATTACACCATAGAAGTCGCTTCCGAGTCAGATCAACTCAAATTCTCATTTCTGGGTTATAAAACACAAACCATTGCTGTTGGCAAGTTAAGAACCATAAATATTACTTTACTTGAAGATGCATCAACACTCGATGAAATTGTTATTACTGCTTTAGGATTAGAACGTGAAACCAAAGAACTAGGCTATGCGGTACAAGCCATAAAGTCGAAACGTTTAACTGAAGTAAAAACAGTCAACTTTTTGGATAATTTGCAAGGAAAACTAGCAGGGGTTACAGTAACCCAAGGGGCAACAGGAGTTGGTTCATCATCTAAAATTACGATTCGAGGCGAGTCATCTTTCTCAAATAACAACCCTTTATTTGTGGTAGATGGTATTCCTATAAACAACGAAACCATTTTTAATTTCACAAATGAGGCTGCTGCCGGATTTCAAGAAATAGACTTTGGAAATGGCGCCATGGAAGTCAATCCAGATGACATCGAATCCGTTACCGTATTAAAAGGAGCCAATGCTGCTGCACTGTACGGAACACGGGCATCAAATGGTGTTATCGTTATTAAAACCAAAGATGGTAATCATAAAAAAGGATTTCAAGTAAGTTTAAATTCATCTATTTCTATAGATTCAGCTTTTAAATTACCTGAGTTCCAAAATCAATACGGACAAGGACAATCTGGTCAATTTGAATTTGTTGATGGCCTAGGTGGTGGCACAAGTGACAACATCACGTATTCTTGGGGCCCTAAATTAGATGCTGGCATTTTGATTCCTCAATTTGATAGTCCTGTCCAATTAACTAACGGCCGTTTTGTTCGTGGTGGAGACACTGCATTATATAACGGATTACCTATTACAGCAACACCTTTCAATTCCAATCCGGACAATCTGAAAGATTTCTATAAAACAGGTGTTACAACCATTAATAACATTGCTATTTCAAATGGGTTTGACTCTGGAAATTATCGATTATCTTTTACTGATTTAAGAAGTGAATCGATTATTCCGGGAGTCAATTTAGATAGACAAACTATTAGCGCAAAACTCAACTTTAAACCTTCAGAAAAAACGGAAATTAACACCTCCATTAGTTATGTAAATTCTAATAGCGATAACAGACCTTCAAACGGTTATGGCAGTGAAAATGTAAATTATTCATTAGTCGCATGGGGACCCCGTTCTTTGAACATCAATAATCTTAAAGACTACTGGCAACCTGGCTTAGAAGGAATACAACAATATTCGTTTAACTATACTTTTTTTGATAATCCATATTTCATTTTATTGGAAAACAGAAACTCGTTTGAACGCGATAGAATATTTGGAAACATAGCGGTTAATCACAAAATCACAGATCATTTAAGTGTTTCATTAAGAACTGGTATGGACTATAGCAGTGAAACACGTCAATTGAGAAGAAACTTTAGCAGTAATCGATTTAAAAACGGAGGTTATGCAGAACATGATGTTAAGTTCCGAGAAGTAAATACCGATTTCTTGATTAATTATAAAAATATATTTGGTGATTTCTCTTTTGATTTTTCTATAGGTGGAAATCGTTTGGATCAAACCGCATCTACGAAACAATCCCAAACCGTAAATTTGGCTCAGCCTGGTATTTTTAATTTAAACAATGCCGCATCTCCTATTGAGGTCTTTCAATTTGAAAGTGAGAAACGGATCAATTCATTATATGGTATTGCAAAATTAGGGTACAAAGATTACTTATTTTTAGATATTACTGGAAGAAATGATTGGTCAAGCGCATTAGCAACACCTTTTTCGGTTGATGGTACCTCCTTCTTTTATCCGTCCGCTTCAGCTAGTTTTATTTTATCTAATATTACAGAATTACCAAACGTATTTTCATTTGCTAAATTAAGAACCAGTGTTGCTCAAGTTGGTAATGACACAGGCCCGTATCAAACATCTGGTGCTTTTGTATCACAAACGCCTTTTAACGGGCAGCCAACTTTCAGTGATCAAAACTTTATTCCAAATGCCAATTTAAAACCCGAACAAACCACAAGTTTTGAGGTTGGGGCAGATTTACGCTTTTTTAAAGATCGCTTAAATTTTGACATAACTTATTACAATGCGACCACAAGAGATCAAATTATCTCTTTACCCATTGCAATTTCTTCAGGATACAACCAGCAAGTTATCAATGGTGGAAAAGTAAACACGCAAGGCGTTGAACTTATTATGGGGATAACCCCAATTAAAAATGACAACTTTAAATGGCAAACGACATTCAATTTTGCAAGCAATAGATCAACTATAAAGGATTTGCCACAAGAAGCAGGTCGTTTAACTTTAGCATTCAGTAGAATTTATGATAGCACCAATCAAACCGTTTGGTTTCAAGTAGAAGAAGGCGGGCGTATTGGCGATTTTTACGGTACTGGTTATTTAAAAGATGACAATGGTAATTTTATCATTAATGACGACGGACGATTTATTGCTGATAATAATTTACAAAAATTAGGAAACTACAACCCTGATTTCACATTAGGCTGGAATAATAATTTCAATTATAAAAACTGGAATCTTAGTTTCTTATTCGATTGGAGGCAAGGTGGCGAAATAGTTTCAAGAACAAGAGCTTTAGGAAATGTTGGTGGTCAATTAGCTGAAACCGCTTTTCGTCCTGATACTGGTATCGTTGCACAAGGTGTAAACCAAACAACGGGTCAACCCAATACCACAACAGTTACAGCAGAAAGTTATTACCGTCAGTTTTTTGACAGAAACCATGAAGAAAACAATATTTATGATGCTTCTTTTTTAAAACTTCGACAGTTTGCCGTTGGTTATAATTTCAGACTAAAAGATGGTTTTTTAGGTTTGAAACATGGTGCCGATGTCAGTTTTTCTATCACCGGAAATAACCTATTCGCAATCACTGAAAATCCGCATTTTGATCCTGAACAATTAGCCGTTCAAGGTAACGGGTTTGTTAATGGTGTAGAAGATTTAAGCTATGCAACAACAAGAAGTTTTGGCTTTAAAGCTGGGTTTAACTTTTAA